The window AGAAACTGCCCAACAAGCTTTTAAAACATGGAGAACCCTACCGGCTCCCAAACGTGGAGAAATTGTTCGTCAGTTTGGTGAAAAACTACGTGAATACAAGGAACCCCTGGGGAAACTGGTTTCGTATGAAATGGGTAAAAGTTATCAGGAAGGCCTAGGTGAGGTACAGGAAATGATCGACATCTGTGACTTTGCTGTTGGACTCTCCCGTCAATTGCACGGTTTAACCATGCATTCGGAACGACCGCTGCACAGAATGTACGAACAATACCATCCGCTGGGGATCGTCGGAATCATTTCAGCTTTTAACTTTCCGGTGGCTGTTTGGTCCTGGAATACCGCTTTGGCATGGGTATGTGGCGATGTCTGCATCTGGAAACCTTCTGAAAAAACTCCGCTAACGGGAGTTGCCTGTCAGAACCTAATAGCAGAAGTCTTAAAAGACAATAATATGCCTGAAGGCATCTCTTGTTTAATTAACGGGGATTATAAGGTTGGTGAGTTGATGACTCATGACAACAGGGTTCCGCTCATATCTGCGACAGGCTCTATCAGAATGGGTAAAATAGTTGCTCAGGCTGTTGGGGCACGCCTGGGTAAATCGCTCCTGGAACTCGGGGGCAACAACGCTATTATCGTTACTCCTGATGCCGATCTTAAAATGACAATCATTGGTGCTGTTTTTGGTGCAGTTGGTACTGCCGGACAGCGATGTACATCGACCAGGAGACTGATTATACATGAATCTGTTTATGATACTGTAAAGGAAAAACTGGTTGATGCTTATAAGCAATTACGTATCGGGAACCCATTAGATCAAAACAATCATGTGGGTCCGGTAATCGACAAGGATGCCGTTAAAATGTATCAGGCCGCTTTGGAAAAAGTAGTTACAGAAGGCGGGAATATTCTTGTAGAAGGAGGCGTACTGGAAGGAGACGGTTTTGAAAGCGGATGTTATGTAAAACCCGCAATTGCTGAAGCGGAAAACCATTTTGAGATTGTACAGGAAGAAACTTTTGCACCGATCTTATACCTGATGAAATATTCAGGCGATGTTACAAATGCGTTAGAGTTGCAAAACGGGGTAAAACAAGGACTTTCATCTGCTATTATGACAACGAACCTCCGTGAGGCCGAACAATTTTTAAGTTATGCGGGTTCCGATTGTGGGATTGCCAATGTGAATATTGGTACTTCAGGGGCAGAAATAGGAGGTGCATTCGGTGGCGAAAAAGAAACAGGTGGTGGTCGTGAGAGTGGATCAGACGCTTGGAAAGTTTATATGCGCCGTCAAACCAATACCATAAATTACTCTACAGAACTTCCGCTGGCTCAGGGAATAAAATTTGACCTGTAACACAAATCATCAAACATCTTAATAACACCAAGCCGGTTCAAGTTTATTGAACCGGCTTTTGGTTCAACAATAAAATCTTGAGTTCCCGCTCATAAAAAAGGGCCGCCAATGAAATGACAGCCCCTTTTATCGCATCAATTATAAAACAAATTAAACCAGAGGTCCTCCGGCTTTTATCTCATCATTGGCAAAAGATTCAAACTTTTTGAAATTCTCCTTGAAAGCATTTGCCAACTGATGGGCTTTTTCATAGTACCCTTGATCATTGCCCCACGTTCTCCTTGAACTTAAAACTTCCGTAGGCACATTAGGACACGATCTTGGCTGAGCCAATCCGAAAACGGAATGAATATGATAATTTTCGTAATTTATCTCATCTGGCAATACACCGTTCATTGCAGCTGTAATCATGGCCCTTGTGTATTTAAGCGCCATCCGCTTGCCGACTCCGTAGGGTCCACCGGTCCATCCGGTATTTATAAGCCATACATTCACTCCGGCCTCCTTCATTTTCTTACTCAGCATTTCGGCATACACAGTTGGGTGCAAAGGCATAAAAGGCGCTCCAAAACAAGCTGAAAAACTTGGTACAGGTTCGGTAATTCCGGCTTCTGTTCCCGCTACTTTGGCCGTATATCCTGAAATAAAATGATATGCTGCCTGACCGGGAGTTAACTTAGAAATAGGAGGTAGTACTCCGAAAGCATCAGCCGTTAAGAAGAATATATTCTTTGGATTCTTCCCTATCGATGGCTGTTGAATATTTTCAATATGATAAATCGGGTAACTGACCCTGGTATTTTGAGTAATCGAAACATCGGCAAAGTCAACCACTCCATTCTCATCCATGATTACATTTTCCAGGATAGCGCCATTTTTTATTGCACCATAAATCTCCGGTTCGCTTTCGGCAGAAAGGTTAATCGCTTTGGCATAGCACCCTCCTTCAAAATTAAAAATGGTATCCTCAGGAGTCCACCCGTGCTCATCATCCCCTATCAGTTTTCGATTCGGGTCGGCTGACAAGGTTGTCTTACCGGTTCCGGAAAGGCCAAAGAAGATAGAAGTATCTCCTTTTACCCCCACATTGGCACTACAATGCATAGGAAGTGTATTATGATATACAGGCAATAAGAAATTCAAGGCAGAAAAAATACCTTTTTTAATTTCACCCGTATAGCCGGTACCTCCGATTAAGGCAATCTTCTTCGTAAAATTTAAAATAGCGAAGTTATGCTGGCGTGTTCCGTCTGCTTCAGGTTCTGCCATAAAACCGGGTGCATTTACTACCAACCAGTCTTCCTTGAAATTATCCAGTTCGGCCTCTTCAGGACGCAAGAACATATTATAAGCAAACAAATTACTCCAGGGATATTCATTAATTACCCTGATGTTCTGCCTGTACTTCTGATCAGCACAAACATAACTGTCTCTTACATAAACATCTTTTTCCGAAAGATAAGCCACAACCTTATCGTATAGCTTATCAAACTTTTCAGGAGCAAAAGGAATATTAATATCTCCCCACCAGACCTTATCGTTGGTTATTTCGTCTTTGACAATAAAACGATCTTTAGGCGAACGACCCGTAAACTCTCCAGTATTGATGGCTAATGCTCCCGAGGAAGCTTCCTTACCCATATCTTTTTCGATCGTAATGCTGTGTAGCTCTTCTGGTGAAAGCTGATAATACACATTGGCATTATTTATTCCATACTTCTTTAACGAAATGTGATTCGTTACCAGGGAATTTGTAGCCATAATAACTGTTTTTTGTGTTAGTTTGTTTTAAGCGTTTTTACAAGGCAAAAATATGAAATTATAGCTACTACAACGTTTGAGTTGTGATGATTATTTAGTTTTTATAGATAAAACGTTAAATATTAACATTCCCCATGCAATAATCAGAAGCAATCCGCCTATCGGAGTAACAAATCCTATCTTTTTAAAATCAAATGATGATAAATCGTTAGTCGCCAATCCGTAGATCGAGCCGGAAAACAGTATAATTCCTCCCACGACGAGATAAAAAATAGTCATTTTAGCTCCATTGTTCAGATACCCAGTACCTCCGACGAATAATAAAAGTAACGCATGGTACATCTGATAGCGAACACCGGTCTCGAAAGTGTTAATTGCATCAGCATCTACTAATTTTTTCAGACCATGAGCACCAAAAGCTCCTAAAATTACCGCCAGCATACCTAA of the Zhouia spongiae genome contains:
- a CDS encoding aldehyde dehydrogenase family protein, which codes for MSIVATDFGIEEALKSLGVNDLNEGTSTGIQWYSNGSEITSTSPVDGQVIGKVKTTTKEDYEKVVETAQQAFKTWRTLPAPKRGEIVRQFGEKLREYKEPLGKLVSYEMGKSYQEGLGEVQEMIDICDFAVGLSRQLHGLTMHSERPLHRMYEQYHPLGIVGIISAFNFPVAVWSWNTALAWVCGDVCIWKPSEKTPLTGVACQNLIAEVLKDNNMPEGISCLINGDYKVGELMTHDNRVPLISATGSIRMGKIVAQAVGARLGKSLLELGGNNAIIVTPDADLKMTIIGAVFGAVGTAGQRCTSTRRLIIHESVYDTVKEKLVDAYKQLRIGNPLDQNNHVGPVIDKDAVKMYQAALEKVVTEGGNILVEGGVLEGDGFESGCYVKPAIAEAENHFEIVQEETFAPILYLMKYSGDVTNALELQNGVKQGLSSAIMTTNLREAEQFLSYAGSDCGIANVNIGTSGAEIGGAFGGEKETGGGRESGSDAWKVYMRRQTNTINYSTELPLAQGIKFDL
- the pckA gene encoding phosphoenolpyruvate carboxykinase (ATP) — protein: MATNSLVTNHISLKKYGINNANVYYQLSPEELHSITIEKDMGKEASSGALAINTGEFTGRSPKDRFIVKDEITNDKVWWGDINIPFAPEKFDKLYDKVVAYLSEKDVYVRDSYVCADQKYRQNIRVINEYPWSNLFAYNMFLRPEEAELDNFKEDWLVVNAPGFMAEPEADGTRQHNFAILNFTKKIALIGGTGYTGEIKKGIFSALNFLLPVYHNTLPMHCSANVGVKGDTSIFFGLSGTGKTTLSADPNRKLIGDDEHGWTPEDTIFNFEGGCYAKAINLSAESEPEIYGAIKNGAILENVIMDENGVVDFADVSITQNTRVSYPIYHIENIQQPSIGKNPKNIFFLTADAFGVLPPISKLTPGQAAYHFISGYTAKVAGTEAGITEPVPSFSACFGAPFMPLHPTVYAEMLSKKMKEAGVNVWLINTGWTGGPYGVGKRMALKYTRAMITAAMNGVLPDEINYENYHIHSVFGLAQPRSCPNVPTEVLSSRRTWGNDQGYYEKAHQLANAFKENFKKFESFANDEIKAGGPLV
- a CDS encoding DUF423 domain-containing protein, translated to MNKTILSVAAILGMLAVILGAFGAHGLKKLVDADAINTFETGVRYQMYHALLLLFVGGTGYLNNGAKMTIFYLVVGGIILFSGSIYGLATNDLSSFDFKKIGFVTPIGGLLLIIAWGMLIFNVLSIKTK